A window of Hyperolius riggenbachi isolate aHypRig1 chromosome 1, aHypRig1.pri, whole genome shotgun sequence contains these coding sequences:
- the SETD9 gene encoding SET domain-containing protein 9 isoform X3 yields MLPDSTKSMYRGADTGHTVKCPTEQDFALQANEILHKCLGFSIERRQSSLDSAGIGVFVSRGNVPKGALVSMYPGAIYQQYEPIFFQSLGNPFIFRCLDGILVDGNDKGISKSVYRSCSGRDRLGPLQMCDVTWLTSHPYNPLAVGQYVNNCSNEKAANVCYQEFDVPDSFPVELRQYIPNIHYSRESDGPLRCVVLVALRDIVCGEELFSNYFTIVR; encoded by the exons ATGCTTCCTGACTCCACCAAGTCCATGTATCGGGGTGCAGACACTGGGCATACAGTGAAGTGCCCCACTGAGCAGGACTTTGCTCTGCAAGCCAATGAAATATTGCACAAGTGCCTCGGTTTTTCCATAGAAAGACGTCAAAGTTCTCTGGACTCAGCTGGGATCGGTGTATTTGTATCCAGAGGAAATGTGCCCAAAGGAGCGCTGGTATCCATGTACCCTG GTGCCATTTACCAGCAGTATGAGCCCATCTTTTTCCAGTCACTTGGAAACCCATTCATTTTCCGCTGTCTTGATGGTATCCTCGTTGATGGGAATGACAAGGGAATCTCCAAATCTGTTTACAG ATCTTGCAGTGGAAGAGATCGGCTGGGACCTCTGCAGATGTGTGACGTGACTTGGCTGACCAGCCACCCCTATAATCCACTGGCTGTGGGGCAGTATGTCAATAACTGCTCTAATG AGAAAGCAGCcaatgtgtgctaccaggaattcgATGTACCGGATTCTTTCCCAGTCGAGCTGAGGCAATACATCCCGAATATTCACTATTCCCGCGAGAGCGACGG ACCATTACGCTGTGTTGTTCTTGTTGCTCTCAGAGACATCGTGTGTGGCGAAGAGCTCTTCTCAAACTATTTCACAATAGTTCGCTAG
- the SETD9 gene encoding SET domain-containing protein 9 isoform X1 produces MLGLVTSRETGSRLLLGLVMMRSPGWVLRALRSRWRSYKYRFVPWVALNVARNRRTLRYVSDTCQDKVIPDADVCATLVRLFRGLFRADLSSQTDLLRMLPDSTKSMYRGADTGHTVKCPTEQDFALQANEILHKCLGFSIERRQSSLDSAGIGVFVSRGNVPKGALVSMYPGAIYQQYEPIFFQSLGNPFIFRCLDGILVDGNDKGISKSVYRSCSGRDRLGPLQMCDVTWLTSHPYNPLAVGQYVNNCSNEKAANVCYQEFDVPDSFPVELRQYIPNIHYSRESDGPLRCVVLVALRDIVCGEELFSNYFTIVR; encoded by the exons ATGCTGGGGTTGGTGACGTCACGAGAAACAGGTTCCAGGCTCCTCCTCGGACTTGTGATGATGCGCTCCCCGGGCTGGGTGCTGCGGGCGTTGCGGTCCCGCTGGAGGTCGTACAAGTACCGCTTCGTCCCCTGGGTGGCTCTGAACGTGGCCCGGAACCGCAG AACTCTGCGCTACGTGTCAGACACCTGCCAAGACAAAGTGATTCCCGATGCCGATGTGTGCGCCACACTCGTCCGCCTCTTCCGAGGTTTATTCAGGGCTGATTTATCCAGTCAGACGGATCTGCTCCGTATGCTTCCTGACTCCACCAAGTCCATGTATCGGGGTGCAGACACTGGGCATACAGTGAAGTGCCCCACTGAGCAGGACTTTGCTCTGCAAGCCAATGAAATATTGCACAAGTGCCTCGGTTTTTCCATAGAAAGACGTCAAAGTTCTCTGGACTCAGCTGGGATCGGTGTATTTGTATCCAGAGGAAATGTGCCCAAAGGAGCGCTGGTATCCATGTACCCTG GTGCCATTTACCAGCAGTATGAGCCCATCTTTTTCCAGTCACTTGGAAACCCATTCATTTTCCGCTGTCTTGATGGTATCCTCGTTGATGGGAATGACAAGGGAATCTCCAAATCTGTTTACAG ATCTTGCAGTGGAAGAGATCGGCTGGGACCTCTGCAGATGTGTGACGTGACTTGGCTGACCAGCCACCCCTATAATCCACTGGCTGTGGGGCAGTATGTCAATAACTGCTCTAATG AGAAAGCAGCcaatgtgtgctaccaggaattcgATGTACCGGATTCTTTCCCAGTCGAGCTGAGGCAATACATCCCGAATATTCACTATTCCCGCGAGAGCGACGG ACCATTACGCTGTGTTGTTCTTGTTGCTCTCAGAGACATCGTGTGTGGCGAAGAGCTCTTCTCAAACTATTTCACAATAGTTCGCTAG
- the SETD9 gene encoding SET domain-containing protein 9 isoform X2 has product MLGLVTSRETGSRLLLGLVMMRSPGWVLRALRSRWRSYKYRFVPWVALNVARNRRTLRYVSDTCQDKVIPDADVCATLVRLFRGLFRADLSSQTDLLRMLPDSTKSMYRGADTGHTVKCPTEQDFALQANEILHKCLGFSIERRQSSLDSAGIGVFVSRGNVPKGALVSMYPGAIYQQYEPIFFQSLGNPFIFRCLDGILVDGNDKGISKSVYRSCSGRDRLGPLQMCDVTWLTSHPYNPLAVGQYVNNCSNDHYAVLFLLLSETSCVAKSSSQTISQ; this is encoded by the exons ATGCTGGGGTTGGTGACGTCACGAGAAACAGGTTCCAGGCTCCTCCTCGGACTTGTGATGATGCGCTCCCCGGGCTGGGTGCTGCGGGCGTTGCGGTCCCGCTGGAGGTCGTACAAGTACCGCTTCGTCCCCTGGGTGGCTCTGAACGTGGCCCGGAACCGCAG AACTCTGCGCTACGTGTCAGACACCTGCCAAGACAAAGTGATTCCCGATGCCGATGTGTGCGCCACACTCGTCCGCCTCTTCCGAGGTTTATTCAGGGCTGATTTATCCAGTCAGACGGATCTGCTCCGTATGCTTCCTGACTCCACCAAGTCCATGTATCGGGGTGCAGACACTGGGCATACAGTGAAGTGCCCCACTGAGCAGGACTTTGCTCTGCAAGCCAATGAAATATTGCACAAGTGCCTCGGTTTTTCCATAGAAAGACGTCAAAGTTCTCTGGACTCAGCTGGGATCGGTGTATTTGTATCCAGAGGAAATGTGCCCAAAGGAGCGCTGGTATCCATGTACCCTG GTGCCATTTACCAGCAGTATGAGCCCATCTTTTTCCAGTCACTTGGAAACCCATTCATTTTCCGCTGTCTTGATGGTATCCTCGTTGATGGGAATGACAAGGGAATCTCCAAATCTGTTTACAG ATCTTGCAGTGGAAGAGATCGGCTGGGACCTCTGCAGATGTGTGACGTGACTTGGCTGACCAGCCACCCCTATAATCCACTGGCTGTGGGGCAGTATGTCAATAACTGCTCTAATG ACCATTACGCTGTGTTGTTCTTGTTGCTCTCAGAGACATCGTGTGTGGCGAAGAGCTCTTCTCAAACTATTTCACAATAG